One window of Triticum dicoccoides isolate Atlit2015 ecotype Zavitan chromosome 5A, WEW_v2.0, whole genome shotgun sequence genomic DNA carries:
- the LOC119303687 gene encoding uncharacterized protein LOC119303687, which translates to MVAEPLVHKVLAMATATLSNKKAGRKGDKDGASGRVGILSFELANAMSRAASLHRSLSAAEAARLLGPLCLGSHAVRALVPGDDARLLALALAEKLDALNRVAAVAARLGRRCAAPALQGFDHVYADLLAGRSPPSAYPFFAPASHSEAALLRQLDRLAAATAALYAELDALADLEESARKLPTDEARRALLQRARWRRQDARRLRDASLWGWTYDKAVLLLARAVCAVYHRICLVFGDPMRGLDLLLVCDHKDRERHQSSQCHDDQNSRQLFSGPVTSAKSGPIIDRVAADADPPHPSRLRSNCGGNMFMECLSLSSSAAWKDDDGLDEDDESFFSGDASSCISAIRSGILVAPPSSGGEEHEAAKNGAGSRRRRSHSHRRFGPKSTVTSLAPASTVGGSALASHYANIIMIVEKLLQYPHLVGSEARDDLYGMLPSSLRSSLRKHLPRNLGIYDAFLAHDWREALEKTLAWLAPMAHNMMRWQADRSFEQQQMEAVQLRGGGNGNVNVLLLQTLYFADRDKTEAVLCELLVGLNYICRYEQQQSALLDCSSSVDFDDCTVEQWHATMHQ; encoded by the coding sequence ATGGTGGCCGAGCCGCTGGTGCACAAGGTGCTCGCCATGGCCACGGCCACCCTCTCCAACAAGAAGGCCGGCAGGAAGGGGGACAAGGACGGCGCCAGTGGCAGGGTCGGCATCCTGTCCTTCGAGCTGGCCAACGCCATGTCGCGCGCCGCCAGCCTCCACCGCTCGCTCTCCGCCGCCGAGGCTGCCCGCCTGCTCGGCCCGCTCTGCCTCGGCTCCCACGCCGTCCGCGCGCTCGTCCCGGGCGACGACGCGCGcctcctcgccctcgcgctcgccgaGAAGCTCGACGCGCTCAAccgcgtcgccgccgtcgccgcgcgccTCGGCCGCCGCTGCGCCGCCCCGGCGCTCCAGGGCTTCGACCACGTCTACGCCGACCTCCTCGCCGGCCGCTCCCCTCCCTCGGCCTACCCCTTCTTCGCCCCCGCGTCTCACTCCGAGGCGGCGCTCCTCCGGCAGCTCGACCGGCTCGCGGCCGCCACGGCCGCGCTCTACGCCGAGCTGGACGCGCTCGCCGACCTCGAGGAGTCGGCCCGCAAGCTCCCCACCGACGAGGCCCGCCGCGCGCTCCTGCAGCGCGCCCGCTGGCGGCGCCAGGACGCGCGCCGCCTCCGCGACGCTTCGCTCTGGGGCTGGACCTACGACAAGGCCGTGCTCCTGCTCGCGCGCGCCGTCTGCGCCGTCTACCACCGCATCTGCCTCGTCTTCGGCGACCCCATGCGCGGCCTCGACCTCCTCCTTGTTTGCGACCACAAGGACCGAGAGCGCCACCAGAGCAGCCAATGCCACGACGACCAGAACAGCCGGCAGCTCTTCTCCGGCCCGGTCACCTCCGCCAAGTCGGGGCCGATTATCGACAGGGTCGCCGCCGACGCGGACCCGCCACATCCCAGTCGGCTCCGGTCGAACTGCGGGGGGAACATGTTCATGGAGTGCCTGAGCCTGAGCAGCTCGGCGGCATGGAAAGACGACGACGGGctggacgaggacgacgagtccttcTTCTCCGGGGACGCCAGCAGCTGCATCAGCGCGATCAGGTCAGGGATTCTGGTGGCGCCGCCGTCCAGCGGCGGCGAAGAGCATGAAGCAGCCAAGAACGGCGCCGGGAGCAGAAGAAGGAGGTCTCACTCCCACCGGCGGTTCGGGCCGAAGAGCACGGTGACCTCGCTGGCCCCGGCGTCGACCGTGGGCGGGTCGGCGCTGGCATCACACTACGCCAACATCATCATGATCGTGGAGAAGCTGCTGCAGTACCCGCACCTGGTGGGCTCGGAGGCGCGTGACGACCTCTACGGGATGCTGCCGTCGAGCCTCCGGTCGTCGCTCCGAAAACACCTCCCGAGGAACCTGGGCATCTACGACGCCTTCCTGGCGCACGACTGGCGGGAGGCGCTGGAGAAGACGCTGGCCTGGCTGGCCCCCATGGCGCACAACATGATGCGGTGGCAGGCCGACCGGAGCTTCGAGCAGCAGCAGATGGAGGCGGTGCAGCTCAGGGGCGGCGGCAATGGCAATGTCAATGTGCTGCTGCTGCAGACCTTGTATTTTGCCGACCGGGACAAGACGGAGGCGGTGCTCTGCGAGCTGCTCGTGGGGCTCAACTACATCTGCCGCTACGAGCAGCAGCAGAGCGCGCTGCTCGACTGCTCCAGCAGCGTCGACTTCGACGACTGCACCGTGGAGCAGTGGCACGCCACCATGCATCAGTAG